A genomic region of Vicia villosa cultivar HV-30 ecotype Madison, WI unplaced genomic scaffold, Vvil1.0 ctg.001471F_1_1, whole genome shotgun sequence contains the following coding sequences:
- the LOC131635377 gene encoding phosphatidate phosphatase PAH1-like, translated as MNVVGKVGSLISQGVYSVATPFHPFGGAVDVIVVQQQDGTFRSTPWYVRFGKFQGVLKGAEKVVRISVNGVESDFHMYLDNSGEAYFVKEVDEEKGVNLDQDSSKKSGGFLSNGHHVLDHSISDSGVLRLKGEVSSSVVPRIQRTESDGRYYDFHDSFDDSVDLSDYGSNSYETLEGENSVDSKGPQPEMVLVSVDGHILTAPISESEQNEENVQLRNPQFHLGPAEETDICEGNEEFSSGETAWAADYITQLEVSADDVQSIRRDTNGNDITSTAPLEVCQTEEVSICQSRETLVVEIQDRLTITDSEGVVASGLKKESVFKSCLELQDFGPQTGSPDLQGSGSLLKVKNSSDESNASSPVVDENAREIVIQSDASSPVVDENKQESVEKSQNIDGLSSTISPTSSGGHKSPKSESRLQDQEVEKEASGEVDSASSSPSVIDDTERNNEQVRMSVSNGGEDDSRQTTSLEDISKNASEVVEPQTESSSKGDKIHSGLGFEISLCGHELKAGMGLEAAAGVFEAHRVSEEYFTNSAPSIIKNQNLVIKFQEMYLTWEKAAPLVLGKAVFGSNLPVERKDAIPVELDQRSPTSGRRWRLWPIPFRRVKTLEHTYSNVSTEEVFLDSESGALVEPTPTSSSEGSPRKQFVRTNVPTNEQIASLNLKDGQNTVTFSFSTRVLGTQQVDAHIYLWKWNARIVISDVDGTITKSDVLGQFMPLVGKDWTQSGVARLFSAIKENGYQLLFLSARAIVQAYLTRNFLLNLKQDGKTLPNGPVVISPDGLFPSLFREVIRRAPHEFKIACLEDIKKLFPSDYNPFYAGFGNRDTDELSYRKIGIPKGKIFIINPKGEVAISQRIGAKSYTSLHTLVNDMFPPTSMVEQEDYNAWNYWRMPLPDID; from the exons ATGAATGTGGTAGGGAAAGTTGGAAGTTTGATAAGCCAAGGTGTGTACTCAGTTGCTACTCCTTTTCATCCCTTTGGTGGTGCTGTTGATGTGATTGTTGTTCAGCAACAAGATGGTACATTTAGAAGTACACCTTGGTATGTTAGGTTTGGTAAATTCCAAGGTGTTCTTAAAGGTGCTGAAAAGGTTGTTAGAATAAGTGTTAATGGTGTTGAGTCTGATTTTCATATGTATCTTGATAATTCCGGGGAGGCTTATTTTGTGAAGGAGGTGGATGAGGAGAAAGGGGTTAATCTTGATCAGGATTCTAGTAAGAAAAGTGGTGGTTTTTTGAGTAATGGTCATCATGTGCTTGATCATAGTATTTCGGATTCTGGGGTGCTTCGGTTGAAAGGTGAAGTTAGTTCATCGGTTGTGCCTCGAATTCAAAGGACGGAGTCTGATGGGAGATATTACGATTTTCATGATTCTTTTGATGATTCAGTTGATTTATCGGATTACGGGTCTAACTCGTATGAGACTCTAGAGGGAGAGAATTCCGTGGACTCAAAGGGTCCTCAGCCTGAGATGGTTTTGGTGAGTGTTGACGGTCATATATTGACAGCTCCTATCTCGGAATCAGAGCAGAACGAGGAAAATGTTCAATTAAGAAATCCTCAATTTCATCTTGGCCCGGCGGAGGAGACTGATATATGTGAAGGAAATGAAGAGTTTAGTTCCGGTGAAACTGCTTGGGCTGCTGATTATATTACCCAGTTGGAGGTTTCAGCAGATGACGTTCAATCCATTCGACGCGACACTAATGGTAATGATATCACCTCCACGGCCCCACTTGAAGTTTGTCAAACAGAGGAGGTGAGTATTTGTCAATCACGAGAAACTCTGGTGGTCGAAATTCAAGATCGTCTTACGATAACTGATTCAGAAGGGGTGGTTGCATCTGGTCTCAAGAAAGAGAGTGTCTTCAAAAGCTGTTTGGAGCTACAGGATTTTGGGCCGCAGACTGGAAGCCCTGACTTGCAAGGCTCTGGTTCATTATTGAAGGTTAAGAATTCATCTGATGAATCTAATGCAAGTTCTCCTGTAGTTGATGAAAATGCACGAGAGATAGTTATACAATCTGATGCAAGTTCTCCTGTAGTTGATGAAAACAAACAGGAGAGCGTTGAAAAGTCGCAAAATATTGACGGGTTATCCTCCACAATTAGTCCTACTTCTTCTGGTGGTCATAAATCTCCAAAGTCGGAATCGAGACTTCAAGATCAAGAGGTTGAAAAGGAAGCATCAGGAGAAGTTGATTCTGCTTCCAGCTCTCCTTCTGTCATTGATGATACTGAAAGGAATAACGAACAAGTTCGCATGTCCGTATCAAATGGCGGGGAAGATGATAGTCGTCAAACCACTTCACTCGAAGATATTAGTAAAAATGCAAGTGAGGTGGTGGAACCTCAAACAGAGAGTTCAAGTAAAGGTGACAAAATCCATTCTGGTTTGG GATTTGAGATTTCTCTTTGTGGTCATGAACTTAAGGCGGGTATGGGTTTGGAAGCTGCTGCTGGAGTGTTTGAAGCGCATCGAGTATCGGAAGAGTATTTTACAAATTCTGCACCGtcaataattaaaaatcaaaatcttGTTATCAAGTTTCAAGAGATGTACTTGACGTGGGAAAAGGCCGCTCCCCTTGTTCTCGGAAAGGCTGTATTTGGTTCAAATTTACCTGTTGAGCGGAAAGATGCAATTCCCGTGGAACTTGATCAACGGTCACCTACATCTGGACGCAGATGGAGACTGTGGCCTATTCCTTTTCGAAGGGTCAAGACACTTGAGCACACTTATAGTAATGTATCAACTGAGGAGGTATTTCTAGATTCCGAGTCTGGGGCCCTTGTAGAACCAACTCCAACATCAAGTTCCGAGGGTTCTCCTCGTAAGCAATTTGTAAGGACAAATGTTCCCACCAATGAACAGATAGCATCGTTGAATCTTAAGGACGGTCAAAATACAGTAACCTTCAGTTTCTCTACAAGGGTTCTGGGAACACAACAG GTTGATGCTCATATATACTTATGGAAGTGGAATGCAAGAATTGTAATTTCAGATGTTGATGGAACTATTACAAA GTCTGATGTTTTAGGACAGTTCATGCCTTTGGTTGGCAAAGATTGGACACAATCTGGGGTGGCAAGGCTCTTCTCTGCCATTAAG GAAAACGGATACCAGCTGCTGTTTCTGAGTGCCCGTGCAATTGTCCAGGCATATCTAACGAGGAACTTCCTACTTAACCTGAAACAG GATGGAAAAACCTTACCTAATGGACCTGTTGTTATTTCTCCCGATGGATTATTTCCTTCACTTTTCCGAGAAG TGATAAGAAGAGCACCTCATGAATTCAAGATTGCTTGTCTAGAG GATATCAAAAAACTTTTCCCTTCTGATTATAATCCATTCTATGCGGGGTTTGGCAATAGAGACACAGATGAGCTTAGTTATAGGAAGATTGGAATCCCGAAGGGAAAAATATTCATTATTAACCCTAAG GGCGAGGTGGCTATTAGTCAACGTATTGGCGCAAAGTCATATACGTCGTTACATACCCTCGTCAATGACATGTTTCCGCCTACTTCTATGGTTGAGCAG GAGGACTACAACGCATGGAATTATTGGAGAATGCCATTGCCAGATATTGACTAA
- the LOC131635369 gene encoding uncharacterized protein LOC131635369 isoform X1, giving the protein MSWVRSAVNRAVEAGGQSNLTRTVRNYADTVVHHASNAVAGGAKIIQDRIVSRNMQSFRHTVKRLEEVSVSCRGIERVQLLRRWLVALKEVERLSATTTATDSANARDQDDQFVSDDSKDSPTTPTLIYYVDPGVPGEPKNFQDVFLHSQALEGITLSMILEEPNEEEVSLLSEIYGLCIKGGKEEQTALLSSVQTLAKAFSGYEDEVLAKREELLQYVQASISGLKVNADLMRIEVEACNLKDKIDKMKASNSVETTSVTIEALDEAMKNVQMCSKLEELLLKKKDFSFGDSPEVHAEKVDKMKILSESLANSTTKAQSRISDHRSQKEEALHFRVTKSNEVSEIEKELGAEIEELEKQKNELEDKLKKVNTLLTSARTRLRNAKEEKDQFDDASNEIIVHLKSKEDEMLRAIASYTTEAKVVDTWVNFLEHTWTFKTSLTKTSEEQINAELERYGDYFVNLVVNLLSSYKENLGSSVPQIRTLVDNLRSSQGLEIPVNSDGSTVENPRKKVEEEYLDIESKILTTLNIVDFMNKQFHIQKEGICRKDKDKVTELIHAIEKIKQDFESIERPKLQIEAPIEKAETPSSQTPSPTSKLPNKNKQDKKKKSPSFTMKTISIEELDKSSEDESAEEISEWEFDAIDKDHTMS; this is encoded by the exons ATGTCGTGGGTAAGATCGGCGGTCAACAGAGCCGTCGAAGCAGGTGGCCAGAGCAATCTCACCCGCACTGTTCGCAATTACGCTGACACCGTCGTTCATCATGCAAGCAATGCCGTCGCCGGAGGCGCCAAAATCATACAGGACCGCATT GTATCGCGGAATATGCAAAGTTTTAGGCATACTGTAAAACGGTTAGAAGAAGTTTCTGTATCATGTAGAGGGATAGAGAGAGTTCAGTTGCTTAGAAGGTGGTTAGTTGCCCTCAAAGAAGTTGAGAGACTTTCTGCTACAACCACCGCCACTGACTCTGCCAATGCAAGAGATCAAGACGACCAATTTGTTTCAGATGATTCTAAGGATTCGCCTACAACACCTACCTTG ATTTACTATGTAGACCCTGGTGTTCCGGGTGAACCAAAAAATTTTCAAGATGTTTTTCTCCACAGTCAAGCTCTTGAGGGTATAACATTGTCAATG ATTCTTGAAGAACCAAATGAGGAAGAAGTTTCACTACTTTCAGAGATATATGG GCTTTGCATTAAAGGGGGGAAGGAAGAACAAACTGCCTTGTTATCCAGTGTACAGACGTTGGCAAAAGCATTTTCTGGATATGAAGATGAAGTACTA GCGAAACGGGAAGAGTTACTTCAATATGTCCAAGCTTCAATTTCAGGGCTGAAAGTAAATGCTGATCTCATGAG AATAGAAGTTGAAGCCTGCAATCTGAAAGATAAAATTGACAAGATGAAGGCATCAAATTCAGTCGAGACAACGTCTGTTACAATAGAG GCTTTAGATGAAGCTATGAAAAATGTTCAAATGTGTTCTAAATTGGAGGAGctcttattgaaaaagaaagactTTAGCTTTGGCGATTCTCCAGAAGTTCATGCTGAAAAG gttgataaaatgaaaattttgtcaGAATCTCTTGCAAATTCTACCACAAAAGCTCAGAGTCGCATTTCGGATCACAG ATCTCAGAAAGAAGAAGCACTTCATTTTCGGGTAACCAAGTCCAATGAGGTTAGCGAAATCGAGAAG GAGCTGGGAGCAGAGATTGAAGAACTCGAGAAGCAGAAAAATGAGCTCGAAGACAAACTTAAAAAG GTGAACACCTTGTTGACATCTGCTCGTACACGTCTCCGTaatgcaaaagaagaaaaagaccaATTTGACGATGCGAGCAATGAAATTATTGTACATTTAAAATCAAAG GAAGACGAGATGTTACGGGCCATTGCTTCTTATACAACCGAAGCCAAGGTTGTTGATACATGGGTCAATTTTCTAGAGCACACATGGACATTTAAAACCTCTCTTACTAAGACAAGTGAGGAGCAGATCAA TGCTGAGCTTGAGAGATATGGAGATTATTTTGTGAATTTGGTTGTTAATCTTCTGTCTTCTTATAAG GAAAATCTTGGTTCATCTGTTCCTCAAATAAGAACACTTGTGGATAATTTAAGATCAAGTCAAGG GTTAGAAATACCAGTAAATAGTGACGGTTCGACCGTAGAGAATCCAAGGAAAAAAGTTGAAGAAGAGTATTTGGACATAGAATCCAAG ATTTTAACCACTTTGAATATAGTCGACTTCATGAACAAGCAATTTCACATTCAAAAGGAAGGTATTTGCAG AAAAGATAAGGACAAGGTGACAGAACTGATACATGCCATTGAGAAAATAAAACAAGATTTTGAATCAATTGAGAGACCAAAGTTGCAAATTGAGGCACCAATTGAAAAGGCAGAAACACCCTCAAGTCAAACTCCATCCCCTACTTCCAAGTTGCCTAATAAAAACAAGcaagataaaaagaaaaaatctCCATCATTTACTATGAAAACAATATCGATCGAAGAACTCGATAAATCAAGCGAGGATGAGTCAGCAGAAGAGATAAGTGAATGGGAATTTGATGCAATTGACAAAGATCACACCATGAGTTGA
- the LOC131635369 gene encoding uncharacterized protein LOC131635369 isoform X2: MILEEPNEEEVSLLSEIYGLCIKGGKEEQTALLSSVQTLAKAFSGYEDEVLAKREELLQYVQASISGLKVNADLMRIEVEACNLKDKIDKMKASNSVETTSVTIEALDEAMKNVQMCSKLEELLLKKKDFSFGDSPEVHAEKVDKMKILSESLANSTTKAQSRISDHRSQKEEALHFRVTKSNEVSEIEKELGAEIEELEKQKNELEDKLKKVNTLLTSARTRLRNAKEEKDQFDDASNEIIVHLKSKEDEMLRAIASYTTEAKVVDTWVNFLEHTWTFKTSLTKTSEEQINAELERYGDYFVNLVVNLLSSYKENLGSSVPQIRTLVDNLRSSQGLEIPVNSDGSTVENPRKKVEEEYLDIESKILTTLNIVDFMNKQFHIQKEGICRKDKDKVTELIHAIEKIKQDFESIERPKLQIEAPIEKAETPSSQTPSPTSKLPNKNKQDKKKKSPSFTMKTISIEELDKSSEDESAEEISEWEFDAIDKDHTMS, from the exons ATG ATTCTTGAAGAACCAAATGAGGAAGAAGTTTCACTACTTTCAGAGATATATGG GCTTTGCATTAAAGGGGGGAAGGAAGAACAAACTGCCTTGTTATCCAGTGTACAGACGTTGGCAAAAGCATTTTCTGGATATGAAGATGAAGTACTA GCGAAACGGGAAGAGTTACTTCAATATGTCCAAGCTTCAATTTCAGGGCTGAAAGTAAATGCTGATCTCATGAG AATAGAAGTTGAAGCCTGCAATCTGAAAGATAAAATTGACAAGATGAAGGCATCAAATTCAGTCGAGACAACGTCTGTTACAATAGAG GCTTTAGATGAAGCTATGAAAAATGTTCAAATGTGTTCTAAATTGGAGGAGctcttattgaaaaagaaagactTTAGCTTTGGCGATTCTCCAGAAGTTCATGCTGAAAAG gttgataaaatgaaaattttgtcaGAATCTCTTGCAAATTCTACCACAAAAGCTCAGAGTCGCATTTCGGATCACAG ATCTCAGAAAGAAGAAGCACTTCATTTTCGGGTAACCAAGTCCAATGAGGTTAGCGAAATCGAGAAG GAGCTGGGAGCAGAGATTGAAGAACTCGAGAAGCAGAAAAATGAGCTCGAAGACAAACTTAAAAAG GTGAACACCTTGTTGACATCTGCTCGTACACGTCTCCGTaatgcaaaagaagaaaaagaccaATTTGACGATGCGAGCAATGAAATTATTGTACATTTAAAATCAAAG GAAGACGAGATGTTACGGGCCATTGCTTCTTATACAACCGAAGCCAAGGTTGTTGATACATGGGTCAATTTTCTAGAGCACACATGGACATTTAAAACCTCTCTTACTAAGACAAGTGAGGAGCAGATCAA TGCTGAGCTTGAGAGATATGGAGATTATTTTGTGAATTTGGTTGTTAATCTTCTGTCTTCTTATAAG GAAAATCTTGGTTCATCTGTTCCTCAAATAAGAACACTTGTGGATAATTTAAGATCAAGTCAAGG GTTAGAAATACCAGTAAATAGTGACGGTTCGACCGTAGAGAATCCAAGGAAAAAAGTTGAAGAAGAGTATTTGGACATAGAATCCAAG ATTTTAACCACTTTGAATATAGTCGACTTCATGAACAAGCAATTTCACATTCAAAAGGAAGGTATTTGCAG AAAAGATAAGGACAAGGTGACAGAACTGATACATGCCATTGAGAAAATAAAACAAGATTTTGAATCAATTGAGAGACCAAAGTTGCAAATTGAGGCACCAATTGAAAAGGCAGAAACACCCTCAAGTCAAACTCCATCCCCTACTTCCAAGTTGCCTAATAAAAACAAGcaagataaaaagaaaaaatctCCATCATTTACTATGAAAACAATATCGATCGAAGAACTCGATAAATCAAGCGAGGATGAGTCAGCAGAAGAGATAAGTGAATGGGAATTTGATGCAATTGACAAAGATCACACCATGAGTTGA